Within Kineococcus endophyticus, the genomic segment CGGACGTCCATCTCGCGCACGACCCACTCCAGGGCCTCGGCGGCCTTCTTGGGGTTCGTGATGATCGGGGTGATGAGGTGCGGGATGCCCTCGTAGATCGTCAGCTCGACGCGCTTGGGGTCGACGAGCACCATGCGCACCTCGTCCGGCGTGGACCGCATGAGGATCGAGGTGATCATCGAGTTCACGAAGCTCGACTTCCCGGCGCCGGTGGCACCGGCGACGAGCAGGTGCGGCATCTTCGCCAGGTTCGCCACGACGAACCCGCCCTCGACGTCCTTGCCGACGCCCATGACCATCGGGTGCTCGGTCGAGGTCGCGGCGTGCGAGCGCAGGACGTCCCCGAGGGAGACCGTCTCGCGGTCGCTGTTGGGGATCTCGATGCCGATCGCGGACTTGCCGGGGATCGGCGACAGGATGCGGACGTCGGCGCTGGCGACGGCGTAGGCGATGTTCTTCGACAGCTGCGTGACCCGCTCGACCTTCGTCCCCGGCCCGAGCTCCACCTCGTACCGCGTGACCGTCGGGCCGCGGGAGAACCCGGTGACGCGGGCGTCGATGTCGAACTGGTCGAGCACGCCCGACAGCGCCTCCACGACGCGGTCGTTGGCGGCGCTGCGCTCCTTCGGCGGGGTCCCGGGCGTCAGTGCGGCGGCCTCGGGCAGCGTGTAGGTGACGTCGGGGGCGAGGGTGAGCTGCTCGATCCGCGGCGGCAGCGGGGTGGCCTCCGGCGGAGCGAGGTCCTTGGGCTTGCTGGCCGGGACGGACGCCCCGTCCACGACGGGCGGGACGTCGCCCGCGGCCAGCGCCTCGCGCACCGACGGGACGTCGGAGGGCACCGCGCGCCTCTCGCCGGGACGGGGGCGACGCCCTGCGTCCCGGGCCGCTTCCTCGACGGCGGCGTCGGTGATGGCGGCCTGCTCGAACGCCTCGTCGCCGACGCGGGCCGCCTCCTCCGCCCGTGCCTCCGCGGCGGCCTTGCGACCCCGGCGGCGGGTCGGCGCGGCGTCCTCGTCGGCGTCCAGGGGACCGGCCTCGATCGCGCGTGCCGCCCGCTGGCGCGCCAGCGCGTTCGCCGGCAGGTCCCCGCGGGTGGAGCGCTCCTGCGGAGCGGGGCGGTGGGGGTGGTGCGTCAGGCGCTCGTAGGCCTCCCGGACGCGGGACGGGATGGCGTGCACCGGGGTGGCCGTGAGCACGAGGACGCCGAAGAACCCGAGCAGCAGGAGGATCGGGACGACGACCCACGCCGTCAGCGCCGTGGTGAGCGGTCCGGCGACGAGGAACCCGAGCATCCCGCCGGAGTCCGTCACCACCCCGGCGCCCTCGGGCCCCGTCGGGGAGGGCGCACCGGTGGCCAGGTGCACGAGCCCGGCCGTGGCCAGGGTCAGCGCGATCGAGCCGACGACGGCGCGCGTGGTGGTCTGGGTGTGGTCGGGGTGGCGCAGCAGGTGCACCGACAACCCCACGATGACGACGGGCAGGGCGAGGCCGACCTCGCCGAAGGTGCCGGCGACGACCGTGTGGATGACGGCCCCGGCGCGGCCCGGCAGCCCCCACCACTCGCGGGCGGCGACGACGATCGCCAGCGCGAGCAGCGCGAAACCGGCGCCGTCGCGGCGCAGTTCGGGGTCGAGGTCGCGGGCCCCGGTGCCGACGCGGCGGGCGGCACCCCCGACGAGGTGCGCGACGCCCATCCAGACGGCCGTGACGGCGCGCACGGGCCAGGACGGTCCGGTGCGGACCGGAGCCTTCTTGACGGGCGCCTTGCCGGACGTCTTGGCCGGGGCCCTGGACACGGACCGGTTGGCCGCGGGCCGGGCACCCCGGGTGCCGGACGACCGCGCGGGGGTCCTGCCCCCGGCCGACCCGGACTTCGTGCCACCTCGCGAACCGGTCGCCACTGTCGAGGCCCCTCCCCTGCTGCTGCGCTCCGTCGTGCGCTGGGTCGTCCCCCGGGTGGCCATGTGATCACGGTACCGGCGCACGACTGCTCCGACCGG encodes:
- a CDS encoding FtsK/SpoIIIE family DNA translocase encodes the protein MGVAHLVGGAARRVGTGARDLDPELRRDGAGFALLALAIVVAAREWWGLPGRAGAVIHTVVAGTFGEVGLALPVVIVGLSVHLLRHPDHTQTTTRAVVGSIALTLATAGLVHLATGAPSPTGPEGAGVVTDSGGMLGFLVAGPLTTALTAWVVVPILLLLGFFGVLVLTATPVHAIPSRVREAYERLTHHPHRPAPQERSTRGDLPANALARQRAARAIEAGPLDADEDAAPTRRRGRKAAAEARAEEAARVGDEAFEQAAITDAAVEEAARDAGRRPRPGERRAVPSDVPSVREALAAGDVPPVVDGASVPASKPKDLAPPEATPLPPRIEQLTLAPDVTYTLPEAAALTPGTPPKERSAANDRVVEALSGVLDQFDIDARVTGFSRGPTVTRYEVELGPGTKVERVTQLSKNIAYAVASADVRILSPIPGKSAIGIEIPNSDRETVSLGDVLRSHAATSTEHPMVMGVGKDVEGGFVVANLAKMPHLLVAGATGAGKSSFVNSMITSILMRSTPDEVRMVLVDPKRVELTIYEGIPHLITPIITNPKKAAEALEWVVREMDVRYDDLAAFGFKHVDDFNKAVKAGKVQVPEGSQRVLHPYPYLLVIVDELADLMMVAPRDVEASIQRITQLARAAGIHLVLATQRPSVDVVTGIIKANVPSRLAFATSSLADSRVVLDQPGAEKLVGQGDALFLPMGASKPMRVQGAWVTESEVEAVVSHVKAQLRPVYRDDVVVTTQKKQVDEEIGDDLDVLLQATELVVTTQFGSTSMLQRKLRVGFAKAGRLMDLLESRGVVGPSEGSKARDVLVRPDDLPGTLALMRGEEPPTAMEPTGEPEVIDLDGSDGSEDAWELLDRR